AGGGTGCCGGGGCGGGCCGGGCCGAGGTCGAGGTGCGGTTCCGCGGCGGTGGTCGCGACGGAGATCAGCTCGTGTGCCGCGACGGCCCGGCCGATGTCGGCGGCCAGCGTCACGTGCACCGTGCCGGCCAGTGCCGCGCATTGCCGGGCGAACGCCGCCGCGCGCTCGGGGTCGCTGTCGAAGAGGGTGACCTCGGTGAGGGTGGGCAGCGCCGCGAGCAGGAACCGCAGCACCTCCAGGTTGATCACGCCGCAGCCGATCAGCGTCACGCCGCTCGGGGCCGGGTCGCGGACCAGCAGCCGGGCGGCGAGCGCGGCGCTCGCCGCGGTCCGCTTGGCCGAGATCACCGATCCTTCGAGGAGTGCCCGGGGCACTCCGGTGTCGAGGTCGTTGACCAGGATGGCGGCGTTGGCCCGGGGCAGGCCGTCGTGGATGTTCCCCGGCCAGGAGGCGATCCACTTCATTCCGGCGGCGGGTGCCGGCCCGCCGACGTACGCGGGCAGCCCGATGATCCGGTTGCGGGGCTCGTCGGGGAAGCGCAGGAACGTGGAGTGCGGCACCGAGGTCCTGCCCTCGTCGTGCAGCTTGTACGCCTCGCCGACCAGTTCGATCAGCGCGAGCTCGCGGTCGGCCAGGATCTCCTGGACGTCGTCATGTCGAAGGATCAGCATCAGGCTTGATCACCACCGGCGGCTTCCTTCCAGAGGTGCGAGGCCTCACCGAAGCGCCCGCGTACCCATTCGTCGGAATAGATCGTGTCGAGGTAGCGGTCGCCACCGTCGGGGAAGATGAGCACGCAGTTCGCGTCCTCGGGGATGGTCGGGCTCCGCCGCTCCAGTGCCGCGACGGTGGCGCCGGACGAGCCGCCGACCAGGATCGCCTCCCGGGCGGTGAGCCGGCGGCAGGCGGCGACGCATTCCAGGTCGGTCACGTGGATGACCTCGTCGGCCGCGTCCGGGTCGAAGAGCCCCGGCCGCAGCGATGCTCCGTGTCCGGGCAGCAGTCGTTCGATCGGCTGCTGGCCGTCGAAGATCATGCTGCCGACCGCGTCCACCGCGATGATCTTGGTGGTCAGCCCGTGCTCCCGGATGTAGTCGGCGCAGCCGCGCAGGGTGCCGCAGGAGCTGACCGCGCAGAACAGGTAGTCGACGGAACCATCGAGCGCGTCGACGATCTCGCCCATGGTCTGCCGGTGCGCCAGCGGATTGCGCGGATTCGCGTACTGGTTCGGCCAGAACGCGTGTGGGGTGTTCGCCACCAGTTCACGTACCCGCCGGACGCGCACCGGCAGGTACTCGCCGCTGTCCGGATCGGGCTGGGTAACCACCTCCACCGACGCCTGGTACGCGCGCAGGATCGCGAGGTTCTGCTCGGTCGTCTTCGCGTCCACCACACAGACGAACCGCAGCCCGAAGTACCGGCAGATCTGTGCGAGACCGACCGCCAGATTTCCCGAACTGGACTCGACCACCACCGACCGGCCCGGCTGGAGCTCGCCGCTGCGGATTTTCTCCAGCAGCATGCTCAGCGCGGTCCGATCCTTCACGCTGCCGCCGGGATTGAACCGCTCCAGCTTCGCGAACACCCGCATTCGAGAATCGGGTATCAGGCGTTCGAGTTCTACCAGGGGCGTGTTCCCGATGGCCGCGAGGATGCCCTTCAGCGCATGCATTGCCACGGCTTCCCTTCGCGGGTCATTTTCTTTCAACGGATCCGCATCGAAGGCGCCGGTGCTGTCCCGTTGTTGGCGCCGCGCTGCTTTCTCGGCTCGTTGTCATCGTGCGACCCGCGGCTATACCTGCCCCATACCGAAGCTATCTTCGAAAGGAAACGGGCCCCGCCACGCCCGAAATCGGGAGAAGCGGGGCCCGGGAAACCGGTCCGGAGTGGACGCCTATTCGCGTACGCCGGCCAGCTCGACGGCACGGGACCGGAACGCGAGCCGGACCGGCACCACCGCGCCCAGTACGGCCAGCACGGCGCTGACGGCGGTGATCAGTGCCACCGTCCCCCACGGCACGGTGACCGGGGTGGCCCCCACCAGCTGCCCGAGGGCGAGCCGAAGTCCCGCCAGGTTCACCGCCGAGGCACCGACCGCCAGCAGTACGCCGACGCCGACCACCAGCAGCGACTCGCCCGCGAAGACCCGCAGCACCTGTCTCGGCGTGGCCCCGGCCAGGCGCAGGATGGCCAGGTCGCGCAGCCGGTCCGAGGTCGCCATCACCAGGGTGTTGACGATCGCGATGAAGCAGAAGACGATCGCGATGCCGAGCACCAGGAGCATGCCGAGGGCGGTGGTCTCGCTGTTCTCGGAACTCTCCTCGCCCAGCCAGTTCTCGGCCGGGACGGCCCGGGCCCCTCCTCCGGCGGTGGCGCTGTCCAGGGCGGCCCGGACGGTCGCCGGATCGGTGCCGGGTTGCAGCGACACGTACACCCGCCGGGCGAGGCCGGTGAAGGCGTACCGGGCGGTGCCGGCGTACCGGGTGCTCAGGTAGGCGACGTCGTTGCTGCCGGAGGTGGTGGAGAGCACCGCCACCACCCGCAGCGGCACGGTCGTGCCGTCGGCCATGAACACCTCGACGGTCTCGCCGACCCCGACTCCCCAGTCCTCGTTGACGATGATGGTGTCGTCGCGCAGTTCCGCCGCCGAACCCTCCTCCACGGGCAGGGTCAGGGTGCGGGACAGCGCCGCCGGATCCACCGTCTGGGCCTCGTAGTCGGCCAACCTCGCGTCGTCCCTGGCGTACACCATGGTCGGCAGCGCGGCGACCACGTCGACGCCGGGGATCGCCCGGACCCGCTCGGTCACCGCCTCGTTGACCCCGGGAGTGCCGTCCGGGGTGACCACGAAGTCCGCGGTGACCTGGTTGCGCCGGCCGGAGTCCTTGGCCCGGTCGATCGTGGCGGCGGCGCCGAGCAGCGAGATGGAGAGGCCGACGGTGAGCAGCACCGGCGCGGCCGTGGCGGCGGTCCGGCGTACGGCGGTCAGCGCGCCCTCCCGGACCAGCATCCCGGCGGCGCCGCCGAACCGGCCGAGCGGCCAGGTGATGAGCCGGGCGATCGGCTTGACCACCACCGGCGCCAGCAGCGCGAAGGCGAGGATCGGGAACATCAGCACCCCGATGTACCGGGTCGGCACCATCACCATCCCCGGGTTCACCGCCGCCACCCAGCCGATGGTGACGAGCCCGAAGGCCAGCGCCAGCAGCCCGTAGAGCCACCGGCCCGAGGTCATCGTGCGGGTGTCCACCGCGGCGTCCCGGAGCGCCTCGATCGGGCGTACGTCGCCGGCCCGGCGGGACGCCGCCCAGACCCCGGCCAGCGCCACACCCAGTCCCATGCAGAACGCGATCAGCAGCGGCACCCAGACGGCCGGTCCCGTGCCGACCTCGACGGTGAACCAGGACGGCGCCAGCCCGAGGTCGACCATCCAGCCGGCCAGCAGCGGTGCCGTGCCCAGTCCCAGCGCGCAGCCGGCGACCGCCGAGGCGATGCCGACCACCGTCGCCTCGCTGACCACCATCCGCCGCACCTGCCGGGGGGTCGCGCCGACCGTCCGCAGCAGCGCGATCTCCCGACGCCGTTGCGCCACCGCGAAGGCGAAGGTCGAGGCGACCAGGAAGATCGAGACGAAGCCGGCCACCACCGCCGTGATCGGCAGCAGGGTACGGGTGTTGTCGATCGCCTCCCGGTCGGCGTTGTAGCTCGGGTCCAGCACGTTGCGCCGGTCCCCGGTGAGCACCTCGGCGTTCCCGCCGACCGCCGACCGGATCGCCTCGGGCGCCCCGTACGCCACCAGCGCCTCCACCCGGGGGGAGAGCCGTGCCGCCTCCGCCTCGGTGAAGAAGACTGCCGACTCGAATCCGACCGGGGCGGTCACCCCGGCCACGGTGTACTCCTTCGGACCGGCGGTGGTGAAGACGGTGACCCGTTCGCCCGGCGCGGACCCACCGGCCGGTACCACCACCTCGGTGTCCGCCTCCGGACCGCGCCCGGCGGCGAGGCCGTACGCGGCGAACTGGGCGGTGGACCAGCCGTGCCCCACCTGGTCGGTCTCGCCACCGGCGAGCTGTGCGTAGAAGGAGCGGACCGGCACGGTCCGGCCCAGCGCGCCGACCTGCGCGGCGAGCCCGTCCGAGATGCCCCGGGCCTGGATCAGCGAGCGGC
The nucleotide sequence above comes from Plantactinospora soyae. Encoded proteins:
- the sbnA gene encoding 2,3-diaminopropionate biosynthesis protein SbnA; this translates as MHALKGILAAIGNTPLVELERLIPDSRMRVFAKLERFNPGGSVKDRTALSMLLEKIRSGELQPGRSVVVESSSGNLAVGLAQICRYFGLRFVCVVDAKTTEQNLAILRAYQASVEVVTQPDPDSGEYLPVRVRRVRELVANTPHAFWPNQYANPRNPLAHRQTMGEIVDALDGSVDYLFCAVSSCGTLRGCADYIREHGLTTKIIAVDAVGSMIFDGQQPIERLLPGHGASLRPGLFDPDAADEVIHVTDLECVAACRRLTAREAILVGGSSGATVAALERRSPTIPEDANCVLIFPDGGDRYLDTIYSDEWVRGRFGEASHLWKEAAGGDQA
- a CDS encoding FtsX-like permease family protein; translated protein: MLTIALQTIRVRWAAFVGTFVALTLGAGMIAAMGLEIGATLGLPERAPQRFATAPVVVAALDPEWDPARHDPGSRSLIQARGISDGLAAQVGALGRTVPVRSFYAQLAGGETDQVGHGWSTAQFAAYGLAAGRGPEADTEVVVPAGGSAPGERVTVFTTAGPKEYTVAGVTAPVGFESAVFFTEAEAARLSPRVEALVAYGAPEAIRSAVGGNAEVLTGDRRNVLDPSYNADREAIDNTRTLLPITAVVAGFVSIFLVASTFAFAVAQRRREIALLRTVGATPRQVRRMVVSEATVVGIASAVAGCALGLGTAPLLAGWMVDLGLAPSWFTVEVGTGPAVWVPLLIAFCMGLGVALAGVWAASRRAGDVRPIEALRDAAVDTRTMTSGRWLYGLLALAFGLVTIGWVAAVNPGMVMVPTRYIGVLMFPILAFALLAPVVVKPIARLITWPLGRFGGAAGMLVREGALTAVRRTAATAAPVLLTVGLSISLLGAAATIDRAKDSGRRNQVTADFVVTPDGTPGVNEAVTERVRAIPGVDVVAALPTMVYARDDARLADYEAQTVDPAALSRTLTLPVEEGSAAELRDDTIIVNEDWGVGVGETVEVFMADGTTVPLRVVAVLSTTSGSNDVAYLSTRYAGTARYAFTGLARRVYVSLQPGTDPATVRAALDSATAGGGARAVPAENWLGEESSENSETTALGMLLVLGIAIVFCFIAIVNTLVMATSDRLRDLAILRLAGATPRQVLRVFAGESLLVVGVGVLLAVGASAVNLAGLRLALGQLVGATPVTVPWGTVALITAVSAVLAVLGAVVPVRLAFRSRAVELAGVRE
- the sbnB gene encoding 2,3-diaminopropionate biosynthesis protein SbnB, encoding MLILRHDDVQEILADRELALIELVGEAYKLHDEGRTSVPHSTFLRFPDEPRNRIIGLPAYVGGPAPAAGMKWIASWPGNIHDGLPRANAAILVNDLDTGVPRALLEGSVISAKRTAASAALAARLLVRDPAPSGVTLIGCGVINLEVLRFLLAALPTLTEVTLFDSDPERAAAFARQCAALAGTVHVTLAADIGRAVAAHELISVATTAAEPHLDLGPARPGTLVLHVSLRDLPPATILASQNVVDDADHVCRERTSLHLTELQVGHRNFIDAPIGQILRGTGGFRRDPSRRVVFSPFGLGALDIALAEFVRAAAVERGLGVRVDNFLPGPGQRPEPQLSTRSSHG